Proteins found in one Neodiprion lecontei isolate iyNeoLeco1 chromosome 6, iyNeoLeco1.1, whole genome shotgun sequence genomic segment:
- the LOC107222752 gene encoding mitochondrial inner membrane protease subunit 1 isoform X2 — MIHRSEGCTGPSMEPTIYSNDVLLTEHVSPRLQRIHRGDIVIAKCPSNPCQHICKRVTGVPGDKIHDGFSTYIVPIGHVWLEGDNSNNSSDSRMYGPVPQALLRGRAMCKVWPPSNITVFTTNYAHHK; from the exons aTGATTCATAGGAGTGAAGGG TGTACAGGGCCTTCCATGGAGCCAACAATTTACAGTAACGATGTACTACTAACGGAGCACGTATCACCGCGACTACAACGTATACACAGAGGAGATATAGTTATCGCAAAATGCCCATCGAACCCATGTCAACACATTTGCAAACGGGTGACTGGTGTCCCAGGAGACAAAATACATGACGGCTTTTCAACTTACATC GTACCTATTGGTCATGTTTGGCTCGAAGGTGATAATAGCAACAATTCATCGGATTCTCGTATGTACGGCCCCGTTCCACAGGCCCTGTTACGAGGTCGTGCAATGTGCAAAGTTTGGCCGCCCAGCAATATTACCGTGTTCACGACGAATTACGCCCACCACAAGTGA
- the LOC107222752 gene encoding mitochondrial inner membrane protease subunit 1 isoform X1: protein MLNKFSFKILGTIGTLLQYGCVTHCALEYVGDFVVCTGPSMEPTIYSNDVLLTEHVSPRLQRIHRGDIVIAKCPSNPCQHICKRVTGVPGDKIHDGFSTYIVPIGHVWLEGDNSNNSSDSRMYGPVPQALLRGRAMCKVWPPSNITVFTTNYAHHK, encoded by the exons atgttgaataaattttcattcaagatATTGGGCACGATAGGTACTTTATTACAATACGGGTGCGTAACTCACTGTGCGTTAGAATACGTCGGTGATTTTGTCGTG TGTACAGGGCCTTCCATGGAGCCAACAATTTACAGTAACGATGTACTACTAACGGAGCACGTATCACCGCGACTACAACGTATACACAGAGGAGATATAGTTATCGCAAAATGCCCATCGAACCCATGTCAACACATTTGCAAACGGGTGACTGGTGTCCCAGGAGACAAAATACATGACGGCTTTTCAACTTACATC GTACCTATTGGTCATGTTTGGCTCGAAGGTGATAATAGCAACAATTCATCGGATTCTCGTATGTACGGCCCCGTTCCACAGGCCCTGTTACGAGGTCGTGCAATGTGCAAAGTTTGGCCGCCCAGCAATATTACCGTGTTCACGACGAATTACGCCCACCACAAGTGA
- the LOC107223121 gene encoding beta-1,4-mannosyltransferase egh, producing the protein MLSSRMKHILHCILLALVVVVFCLVSGGLRWNSDNQVKLDPWNDYGLVGAFVLYFLRILTFLSFPQVLFNFVGLTMYNAFPDKVVLKGSPLLAPFICIRVVTRGDYPHLVKTNVNRNMNKCTEAGLENFQIEVVSDKPIGLAPHRRVRELVIPANYRTSTGALFKARALQYCLENSVNELADHDWIVHLDEETLLTENSVRGILNFVLDGKHQFGQGLITYANEDVVNWITTLADSFRVADDMGKLRLQFSMFHKPLFSMKGSYVVTQVGAEKQVSFDNGLDGSVAEDCFFAMKAFSQGYTFNFVEGEMWEKSPFSLLDFLQQRKRWLQGILLVVHSKVIPIKKKILLAISCYSWVTLPLSTSNVILAGLCPITCPPVIDFLCGFIGAVNIYMYVFGVIKSFSLYRFGILRFMLCICGALSTIPFNILIENVAVIWGLFGKKHKFYVVNKEYKPPITV; encoded by the exons ATGCTGAGCAGCAGAATGAAGCACATCCTGCACTGCATCCTTTTGGCATTGGTCGTGGTTGTGTTCTGTCTTGTGTCGGGTGGACTACGGTGGAATTCTGATAACCAAGTAAAATTGGACCCATGGAACGACTATGGACTCGTGGGGGCATTCGTTCTATATTTTCTTCGTATACTGACGTTCCTTTCTTTTCCTCAAGTGCTTTTCAACTTTGTTGGATTAACAATGTACAATGCATTCCCTGATAAAGTTGTTCTTAAAGGCTCACCCTTGCTAGCGCCTTTTATTTGTATAAGAGTAGTTACAAGAGGAGACTACCCTCATTTAGTAAAAACGAACGTAAATCGAAACATGAACAAGTGTACAGAAGCTgggcttgaaaattttcaaatagaaGTTGTTAGCGACAAGCCAATTGGTCTTGCACCGCATCGGAGAGTTAGAGAGCTTGTCATTCCAGCCAATTATCGAACTTCAACCGGTGCACTTTTTAAAGCTCGGGCATTGCAATATTGCCTTGAAAATTCCGTCAATGAATTGGCAGATCATGACTGGATCGTACATTTGGATGAAGAAACTTTGCTCACAGAAAACTCAGTTCGCGGTATACTTAATTTTGTACTTGACGGAAAGCATCAGTTTGGTCAAGGACTAATTACATATGCTAATGAAGATGTGGTCAACTGGATTACTACCCTTGCCGATAGCTTTAGAGTCGCTGATGATATGGGGAAGCTTAGACTTCAATTCTCCATGTTTCATAAACCACTGTTTAGTATGAAAGGTTCCTACGTTGTTACTCAG GTGGGTGCAGAAAAGCAAGTTTCATTTGACAATGGTTTAGATGGGTCGGTAGCTGAGGACTGTTTTTTTGCAATGAAGGCGTTCAGTCAAGGGTACACGTTTAATTTTGTGGAGGGTGAAATGTGGGAAAAATCACCATTTTCCTTACTGGACTTTTTGCAGCAGAGAAAAAGATGGCTGCAGGGTATACTGTTGGTCGTTCACTCGAAAGTAATTCCCATTAAAAAGAAGATACTGTTAGCAATATCTTGTTATTCATGGGTGACATTGCCTCTTTCTACTTCAAACGTAATATTAGCTGGTTTGTGTCCAATTACTTGTCCTCCAGTAATTGACTTTCTTTGTGGTTTTATCGGTGCAGTGAATATCTACATGTACGTATTTGGTGTCATCAAATCATTTTCTTTGTACCGTTTCGGTATATTACGATTTATGCTATGCATATGTGGAGCCTTGTCAACAATACCTTTCAacattttaattgaaaatgtaGCAGTCATTTGGGGTTTATTTGGTAAAAAACACAAGTTTTACGTTGTAAACAAGGAGTATAAGCCACCAATAACGGTCTAA